From the Devosia sp. FJ2-5-3 genome, the window GGCTCGTCCCTACATCGATCAGATCGTCTTTGAAGGGTTCGACCCGGACCGTGCCTCCTAACGACCTCACCGCCACGATCTATCCCACGACTGCGTCCATAGCGCCGGAGGTCTGGAACGCCCTCGTCCCGGGCACCGATGGTGTTCCCAATAGCCCCTTTCTCGATCACGCCTTTTTCCGCGCCCTGGAAGAATCGGGCTGCGCCACGGCCCTCACCGGCTGGCAGCCGCAACACATCGTCATCACCGATGCTTCCAAGCGCGCCGTCGGGCTGCTTCCGCTCTTTCTAAAATCCCATTCCATGGGCGAATATGTCTTCGACCACGGTTGGGCCAATGCCCTCGAACGTGCAGGCGGCAAGTATTATCCCAAGCTCCAGGGCTCCGTGCCGTTTACCCCCGCCACGGCACCCAAGCTTCTCGTGCCCTCCGGGGATATCGGGATAAAGGCAGCGCTGCTCCAGACCGCGCAGGATCTGGCAAGCCAGCGCAAGGCCTCGTCGGTGCATCTGACATTCCTGCCCGAAGACGAAGCTCAATTGACCAATGTGGAGGGCTGGCTGCCGCGCGTCGACACTCAGTTTCACTGGCACAATCAGGGTTTTGCCGATTTCGAGCAGTTTCTCGCCACGCTCTCGTCCCGCAAACGCAAAGTGATCCGGCGCGAACGTCGCGACGCCCTGGCGGATGGCTTGACGGTAAAATGGCTGAGCGGCTCCGACATCACCGAGGCCCATTGGGACGCGTTCTTCGATTTTTACGAGGACACCGGCGCACGCAAATGGGGCCGCCCATACCTCAACCGCAACTTCTTTTCTCTCCTGGGCCAATACATGGCCGACCGGGTCGTGCTCATGCTCGCCTATGACGGCGCCACACCGATTGCCGGCGCCATCAATTTTCGCGGCCACGATCGTCTCTACGGTCGCAATTGGGGCGCAACGCGCGACGTGCCGTTCCTCCACTTCGAGGTCTGCTATTATCAGGCCATCGACTATGCCATTGCCCACGGCCTGGCTGTCGTCGAGGCGGGGGCCCAAGGGGAGCACAAGCTGGCCAGGGGCTACACGCCGGTCACCACGCATTCGGCACACTGGATCGCGCATCCTGGTTTGCGCCAGGCAGTGGCCTCCTATCTCGAGGAAGAACGGCCCGCTATCGCCCGAGAGCAGGCAATCCTTGAGGGCTACACACCCTATCGCCGCGGCGATCGTATCGAGTGACGCGCCCAAAGAGGCTTTTCCTTTGGCGTCCGGACCACTAAACAGAAAACATGGTTTGGGATGTCCTGATTTTCCTGCTGCAAGCAGGCGTAGCCTTCATAGTCTCCACAGCGCTGTTCGATGCACTGCATTGGCTGCTGCACCGATGGGAAAAATCGCCCAACCCGCTTCTGCGGAAGTTCTCTTCGTGGCACTGGGTCCACCACAAGTTCCTGGGCCTCGATATGCAGGTCAATCCTGCGTATGCGCGGCTGAATATCTGG encodes:
- a CDS encoding GNAT family N-acetyltransferase is translated as MAPEVWNALVPGTDGVPNSPFLDHAFFRALEESGCATALTGWQPQHIVITDASKRAVGLLPLFLKSHSMGEYVFDHGWANALERAGGKYYPKLQGSVPFTPATAPKLLVPSGDIGIKAALLQTAQDLASQRKASSVHLTFLPEDEAQLTNVEGWLPRVDTQFHWHNQGFADFEQFLATLSSRKRKVIRRERRDALADGLTVKWLSGSDITEAHWDAFFDFYEDTGARKWGRPYLNRNFFSLLGQYMADRVVLMLAYDGATPIAGAINFRGHDRLYGRNWGATRDVPFLHFEVCYYQAIDYAIAHGLAVVEAGAQGEHKLARGYTPVTTHSAHWIAHPGLRQAVASYLEEERPAIAREQAILEGYTPYRRGDRIE